The following proteins are co-located in the Anomalospiza imberbis isolate Cuckoo-Finch-1a 21T00152 chromosome 1, ASM3175350v1, whole genome shotgun sequence genome:
- the XIRP1 gene encoding xin actin-binding repeat-containing protein 1 isoform X2: MSEAQKSSKVAIQKMEDDLPPPPAVGSVQVVAPGGQDLNALPVPPPKQAFSKFYQQRQVNELKRLYRHMHPELRKNLEEAVTEDLAEMLNTEDPNAQASVNLDKVLPGEVQSMRWIFENWALDSIGDHQATKKLTEEEIIPSGDVKSTSLRFESQSINGYNLSTSAKVSETDLARGDVRTARWLFETQPLDTLNKLYSDETEVQEAVLKEPVQGGDVKGAKQLFEAQSLDAIGRCSSVEEKSILQLKSEIQELKGDVKKTVRLFQTEPLCAIRDKSGTIHEIKSVCREEIQTNAVRTARWLFETQPLDTINKDTSKVQIIRGISLEEIGRPDVSGARWIFETQPLDAIREITVEEQDFKASTDFVTGADVTKQRLLFETQTLDSLKGEASESVAAKEQVIGGDVKSTLWLFETQPMETLKDNFEVGRLKKVELSAEEKGDVKQRKHVFETCPLGSISKAFEEEIPATSMEEVVKGDVKSFKTLFETLPLDSIKQADAEPATKEEEEKIPAGNVKANQILFETTPLYAIKDSFGNFHEVTSVSREQIVSGDVKNYKWMFETRPLDQFDESIKKVDIIRGITKQEVVAGDVRTAKWLFETQPMDVIHLQATEGEKHPSVKREISQKGDVKTCRWLFETQPMHTLYEKAEKKQEEDGSVPQADVKSYTWMFETQPLDSLKGQEEQYLQVSKAYSQEELQGVDVKTVRHLFETEPLGSSAVSEADRKKTMRYSSRVEFQSGEVSRVKEFFEAKPLDTATKPKSQKDAETIEAGSVHKFTWLFENYPMDTLKDNSEGIQEIPPEKDAKGGDVGGKRFVFETYSLDQIHDKVDETELQKIQKDTMSKANVKSCTMLFESQPLYAIQDKEGGYHEVTSVQKEEIMKGDMKGARWLFETKPLDQIKKEEEVFVIRAVTQEDIKKGDVQTARWRFETEPLDSFSGGKLSVPRTVDDVQRGDVQSNKQLFESQQVGQKKYVRMVSVSDVQRGDVRTSTWLFENHPVDSLYGDAERSSSMSTVQREDSQKGDVKRCTWLFETQPMDTLKDTEVTVSAGAQEEIPRADVKSTTWLFESTPLDKFSASEGNIEIELKERTMKETLETLCTCQAIQHDGILIEANDTESVKMVKYQLSSPGAPEILKEEIVGGHLQRIMLQLLHRTNVEAQSMLVEEDREGKIKVSPLQLLDQSEAVKGKEDLSGDVAKALQGLLSQDASIKKGMVLQETKSGSLKMTLYSLLFRSVQQKVVKGDVKSTIGNLLASSQEQKAAATIKREDNEKGNVQLFASCIEKGDLSYLKNLQQESEIQSLISSQAEEEGADESSPRVVHGANIHVLTNKKQMEKVIAGGEPGAVEGAKKGFVCESLGREGVLEREAVHAAGVAGTTVQCLGKPLPTAMGKEEVLSGGLRVTTKSIQRVADASKKEEKEEATAAHLKEPKSMIQGTFPTQVTAQRAEVDGKQLSVVPGEASQTQAEEKALGTDLQAAMQSLRLATAEAKNIQHHVQSKFQRNREEVHTACRQQTVSSQGTMTLQSTVHQKDSSSTKQESSSTATRTTTTRVQEASKTHTSVSQKSIASHKKVSASEEVQGRHLLSQEVQVVPSRDFSIKDGLYTATPVKTYINPCVESDYKEQSEQEERDVDVRGDVQTAIRALQSAATEQRLVEKEDVVRGNLKATLQSLEKSNVNVSKGDFKAAMIYRNAGQSYSVCKKKNETQLASNETAVVASGSQADNDFPPPPSVAVMKAEHCPPSTKATREGALPLPTSKDEAPGCSALLQTPLPPLPSLSCKPSDQSPAEKTRIPPKPETTVPPRKKPVPPPKPEHLLHEAHSASANYSTSRSTKPIPPPLPPKPSGLREIKPRPSPTELGLSCMEVHEQSGYEEVQAKCCNLETSVKKSVTVQGINPERKLPKYTAKTPLQIAEERYKASKGGQGKVEPDNAKTSKPMKNGVVGFEVKQRMMSDKAAAPRRCPGEVAQRQIELCREENGCSSLSSPACPGRALAQDVPGQTEPSTSPVGHNSPPKRGDGTAQNASSKVERESVSNSYGLWDSQRVVQQVHERRQMSHSMSFHQQSMNSFEEHQQGNSRQLKCPDREAEIPAQEMPAVVMREKKKRETEDERRKRLSVHKEEIMKGNVKEAMEIFENLRRQEQLQEILSRVREFEEETSKVDVKALKSFFEKVPEWVVRQKAKQQDKAEAKEDADSVSSVDLVFEDLERASAEILHLKEQTLARIQDIEEAIKKAIYSVSNLKSESDIAGLSGLFKESLGSAQSSVSSSNIRKISIVSSKARQEEVMLESGEAASVESAKVAEKTEAAKTELEVPRLIQSRVSSPSSPSYISIESAARKPAESPRTAHSPQDGPSPDCLDSPGKREAFAQNSFSSYNHPSAGSAGHDTKPLEKRSDSVQTKPGLSSMKQHMLGNASHPTSDKEKSSLDTSKDSCHCGMKGSFSEYRSSPQNPRRQKSILELQTGPDGSKLYGATRTVMEQYEEMDQFGNKIITSSTTVTKQSETQTSSTRDVVSHPQYEVSASPVFRRYLKSPGEDFHTNGSFQEPGVVYVTFGNSKPKK, encoded by the coding sequence ATGTCAGAGGCTCAGAAATCATCTAAAGTTGCCATCCAGAAAATGGAAGATGACTTGCCTCCCCCTCCAGCCGTTGGCTCAGTCCAGGTCGTCGCTCCAGGGGGCCAGGATCTCAATGCACTCCCTGTGCCTCCTCCAAAGCAAGCCTTCTCCAAGTTCTACCAGCAGCGCCAGGTGAACGAGCTGAAGAGGCTCTACAGGCACATGCACCCCGAGCTCAGGAAGAACCTGGAAGAAGCTGTGACTGAGGACCTGGCAGAAATGCTTAACACCGAGGATCCCAATGCACAGGCCTCCGTGAACCTGGATAAAGTTCTCCCGGGAGAGGTTCAGTCTATGCGCTGGATTTTTGAGAACTGGGCACTTGACTCTATTGGGGACCATCAAGCCACGAAGAAGCTGACAGAAGAAGAGATCATTCCCAGTGGGGATGTGAAAAGCACTTCCCTGAGGTTTGAAAGCCAGTCCATAAATGGATACAACCTATCAACATCAGCCAAGGTGTCAGAAACAGACCTCGCCAGAGGGGATGTTCGCACTGCCCGGTGGCTCTTTGAAACCCAACCACTGGACACATTAAATAAACTGTATTCGGATGAAACCGAGGTGCAGGAGGCAGTTCTCAAGGAGCCTGTCCAGGGAGGTGACGTGAAAGGCGCCAAACAGCTCTTTGAAGCACAGTCCTTGGATGCCATAGGACGCTGCTCCTCGGTGGAGGAGAAGAGCATCCTACAACTCAAGTCAGAGATCCAGGAGCTTAAAGGTGATGTTAAGAAGACTGTCAGGCTCTTCCAAACAGAGCCACTCTGTGCCATCAGAGACAAAAGTGGGACTATCCATGAAATCAAGTCCGTCTGCCGCGAAGAAATTCAGACCAATGCAGTCAGGACAGCTCGCTGGCTCTTTGAGACCCAGCCCCTTGATACCATCAACAAGGACACTTCCAAAGTGCAGATAATCCGTGGGATTTCACTGGAAGAAATTGGAAGGCCGGATGTCAGTGGTGCAAGGTGGATATTTGAAACTCAGCCTCTGGATGCCATCAGAGAAATCACAGTTGAAGAACAGGACTTTAAGGCTTCGACAGATTTTGTCACAGGAGCAGATGTCACTAAACAACGATTGCTCTTTGAGACGCAGACTCTTGACTCTCTGAAAGGAGAAGCTTCAGAAAGTGTTGCAGCCAAAGAACAAGTCATTGGAGGTGATGTGAAGTCTACGCTCTGGCTCTTCGAAACGCAGCCAATGGAAACCCTGAAAGACAATTTTGAGGTGGGACGTTTGAAGAAAGTAGAGCtttcagcagaggagaagggagaTGTGAAGCAAAGAAAACATGTCTTTGAGACCTGTCCCCTTGGCAGTATCTCCAAAGCATTTGAGGAAGAAATTCCAGCCACCAGCATGGAAGAGGTAGTGAAAGGGGATGTGAAATCTTTCAAGACCCTGTTTGAAACTCTCCCCTTAGACAGCATTAAGCAGGCTGATGCTGAGCCCGCCAccaaagaagaggaggagaagatTCCAGCTGGCAATGTCAAAGCCAACCAAATCCTGTTTGAGACAACACCCCTGTATGCCATCAAGGATAGCTTTGGCAATTTCCACGAAGTCACCTCTGTAAGCAGAGAGCAGATCGTCAGCGGTGACGTCAAGAACTACAAGTGGATGTTTGAAACCAGGCCCCTGGACCAATTTGATGAAAGCATCAAGAAAGTGGATATAATACGGGGGATCACAAAGCAAGAGGTGGTGGCTGGTGATGTCAGGACAGCCAAGTGGCTCTTTGAAACTCAGCCCATGGATGTCATTCATCTCCAAGCCACGGAAGGGGAGAAGCATCCCTCAGTGAAGCGGGAAATCTCCCAGAAGGGGGATGTGAAGACCTGCCGGTGGCTGTTTGAGACCCAGCCCATGCACACCCTGTACGAGAAGGCTGAGaagaagcaggaggaggatggCAGCGTGCCCCAAGCCGATGTGAAGTCCTACACATGGATGTTTGAGACTCAGCCCCTCGACTCCCTGAAAGGCCAGGAGGAGCAGTATTTGCAAGTCAGTAAGGCCTACAGTCAGGAGGAATTACAGGGAGTGGACGTCAAAACTGTCCGGCACCTGTTTGAGACTGAACCTTTGGGCAGCAGCGCTGTCAGTGAAGCTGACCGGAAAAAAACCATGCGGTACTCCAGTCGTGTGGAGTTCCAGTCTGGAGAAGTGTCCAGAGTGAAAGAGTTCTTTGAAGCCAAGCCCTTGGACACAGCCACCAAGCCAAAATCCCAGAAGGATGCTGAAACAATTGAAGCTGGGTCTGTGCACAAGTTCACGTGGCTCTTTGAGAACTACCCCATGGACACCCTGAAGGACAACTCTGAGGGCATCCAGGAAATACCTCCTGAAAAGGATGCCAAGGGGGGAGATGTTGGAGGAAAAAGGTTCGTATTTGAGACCTATTCCCTTGACCAAATCCATGACAAAGTGGATGAGACAGAACTCCAGAAGATCCAGAAAGACACCATGAGCAAAGCTAATGTCAAGTCCTGCACAATGCTCTTTGAAAGCCAACCTTTATACGCCATCCAGGATAAAGAGGGAGGATACCATGAGGTCACTTCAGTGCAGAAAGAAGAAATCATGAAAGGTGACATGAAAGGTGCCCGGTGGTTGTTTGAAACTAAGCCCCTGGATCAGAtcaagaaggaagaagaggtgTTTGTGATTAGGGCTGTCACCCAAGAGGACATCAAGAAAGGAGATGTCCAAACTGCACGGTGGAGGTTTGAGACAGAGCCTCTTGATTCCTTCTCAGGGGGAAAGTTGTCTGTTCCCAGAACAGTGGATGATGTGCAGAGGGGAGATGTTCAGTCCAACAAGCAGCTCTTTGAGTCCCAGCAAGTGGGCCAGAAGAAGTACGTGAGGATGGTCAGTGTCAGTGATGTGCAGCGGGGTGACGTGAGGACATCCACTTGGCTCTTTGAGAACCATCCTGTGGACTCCCTGTACGGGGATGCAGAGAGAAGCTCATCCATGAGCACAGTGCAGAGAGAGGACAGCCAGAAAGGGGATGTAAAACGCTGCACCTGGTTGTTTGAAACCCAGCCCATGGACACCCTTAAGGACACAGAGGTGACGGTCAGCGCTGGGGCCCAAGAAGAGATCCCTCGTGCAGATGTGAAAAGCACAACGTGGCTCTTTGAGAGCACGCCTCTAGATAAATTTAGTGCTTCTGAAGGTAACATAGAAATAGAACTGAAAGAAAGAACCATGAAGGAGACTTTAGAGACTCTCTGCACTTGCCAGGCTATACAGCATGATGGGATCCTCATTGAAGCTAATGATACAGAGAGTGTGAAGATGGTGAAGTACCAGCTCAGCAGCCCAGGAGCTCCAGAGATCCTGAAAGAGGAGATTGTGGGAGGCCACTTGCAAAGGATtatgctgcagctcctgcacaggaCCAATGTGGAAGCACAGAGTATGCTGGTGGAGGAGGACAGAGAGGGCAAGATCAAAGTAAGCCCATTGCAGCTGTTGGACCAGAGTGAAGCTGTTAAAGGCAAAGAGGACTTGAGTGGAGACGTAGCCAAGGCCTTACAGGGTCTCCTCAGTCAAGATGCTTCCATCAAAAAGGGGATGGTCCTACAAGAGACAAAGTCGGGATCACTGAAGATGACTCTCTATTCCCTCCTGTTCCGTTCTGTCCAGCAGAAAGTCGTCAAGGGGGATGTGAAGTCAACAATTGGGAACTTGTTGGCTTCTTCTCAggagcagaaagcagcagccacCATCAAGCGTGAGGACAATGAGAAGGGAAACGTCCAACTTTTTGCGAGCTGCATTGAGAAGGGAGACCTCAGCTACCTGAAGAATCTCCAGCAGGAGTCAGAGATACAATCCCTCATCTCTTCCCaagcagaggaggagggggcAGATGAGAGCAGTCCACGGGTTGTGCATGGGGCTAACATACATGTCTtgacaaataaaaaacaaatggaGAAAGTAATTGCAGGAGGGGAGccaggggctgtggagggagcaAAAAAGGGATTTGTATGTGAAAGCTTGGGCAGAGAGGGTGTGTTAGAGAGAGAGGCTGTGCAtgcagcaggtgtggcaggCACCACTGTGCAATGTCTTGGGAAGCCCCTGCCCACAGCGATGGGAAAGGAAGAAGTTCTGTCTGGAGGGCTTAGGGTGACTACAAAGTCAATCCAAAGGGTTGCTGATGCCAgcaagaaggaagagaaagaagaagccACCGCTGCCCATTTGAAGGAACCAAAATCTATGATACAAGGCACATTTCCAACACAAGTGACAGCTCAGAGGGCAGAAGTGGATGGGAAACAACTGAGTGTGGTGCCTGGGGAAGCCAGCCAGACTCAGGCAGAAGAAAAAGCTCTGGGGACTGATCTCCAGGCTGCGATGCAAAGCCTGAGACTGGCAACAGCAGAAGCAAAAAACATTCAGCACCACGTTCAGAGCAAGTTCCAGAGGAATAGGGAGGAGGTCCACacagcctgcaggcagcagacaGTCAGCTCACAGGGGACGATGACTCTTCAATCAACCGTACACCAAAAGGACTCCTCATCTACcaagcaggagagcagcagcactgccaccaGGACCACCACCACTAGAGTCCAGGAGGCATCCAAGACCCATACAAGCGTGTCTCAGAAGAGCATAGCATCACACAAAAAGGTCAGTGCTTCTGAGGAAGTACAGGGACGACACCTATTGAGCCAGGAAGTCCAAGTTGTGCCCAGTAGAGATTTTAGCATTAAGGATGGCCTTTATACTGCCACACCCGTGAAAACCTATATAAACCCTTGTGTTGAGTCTGATTACAAAGAGCAATCAGAGCAAGAAGAAAGAGATGTTGATGTCAGAGGGGATGTGCAGACAGCTATCAGAGCACTGCAAAGTGCCGCCACAGAACAGCGCCTGGTAGAAAAGGAGGATGTTGTCCGAGGTAATTTAAAAGCCACACTTCAGTCGCTGGAAAAGTCTAATGTTAATGTCTCCAAAGGGGATTTTAAAGCTGCTATGATATACAGAAATGCAGGGCAGTCCTATTCTGtgtgtaaaaagaaaaatgagactCAACTCGCTAGTAACGAGACTGCTGTAGTGGCTTCAGGGTCACAGGCTGATAATgactttcctcctcctccctcagtTGCTGTGATGAAAGCAGAGCATTGCCCACCCTCAACTAAAGCAACAAGAGAAGGTGCCCTTCCATTACCAACCAGCAAAGATGAAGCCCCAGGATGTTCTGCACTACTCCAgacccctcttcctcctctcccttctctgTCCTGTAAACCCAGTGACCAGAGTCCTGCAGAGAAGACCAGGATTCCTCCAAAACCAGAAACTACTGTCCCACCCAGGAAAAAACCTGTTCCCCCTCCAAAACCTGAACACCTCTTACATGAAGCACATTCTGCCTCTGCAAATTACAGCACAAGCAGATCAACAAAACCCATCCCTCCACCCCTGCCTCCAAAACCTTCAGGCTTGAGGGAGATCAAGCCAAGGCCTTCCCCCACAGAGCTGGGATTAAGCTGCATGGAAGTTCATGAACAATCAGGCTACGAGGAGGTTCAAGCAAAATGCTGCAATTTAGAGACATCTGTGAAGAAGTCTGTCACAGTTCAGGGTATAAATCCAGAGAGAAAGCTCCCAAAATACACTGCCAAAACCCCTCTCCAAATAGCAGAAGAAAGGTACAAGGCCAGCAAAGGAGGACAAGGAAAGGTAGAACCAGACAATGCTAAGACCTCAAAGCCAATGAAAAATGGAGTGGTTGGTTTTGAAGTCAAGCAAAGAATGATGAGTGATAAAGCAGCTGCTCCAAGGAGATGCCCAGGCGAGGTGGCTCAAAGGCAGATAGAGCTGTGCCGAGAGGAGAATGGGTGCTCTTCACTGTCAtctccagcctgtcctggcAGAGCACTGGCACAGGATGTGCCAGGACAAACTGAGCCAAGCACCTCCCCTGTGGGTCACAACAGCCCTCCAAAAAGAGGAGATGGCACTGCACAAAATGCCTCATCGAAGGTGGAAAGGGAAAGTGTATCTAATTCCTATGGATTGTGGGATAGTCAGAGAGTCGTGCAGCAGGTGCATGAGAGGAGGCAAATGTCTCATTCAATGTCCTTCCATCAGCAGTCAATGAACTCCTTTGAGGAGCACCAGCAGGGAAACAGCAGGCAACTGAAATGTCCTGATAGGGAGGCAGAGATACCTGCCCAGGAGATGCCAGCCGTTGttatgagagagaaaaaaaagagagaaacagaagatgAGCGTCGGAAGAGGCTGTCAGTACACAAAGAGGAGATCATGAAAGGCAATGTCAAGGAGGCTATGGAGATCTTTGAGAACCTCAGGAGACAGGAGCAGCTGCAAGAGATCTTGAGCCGAGTGAGGGAGTTTGAGGAGGAGACAAGCAAAGTGGATGTGAAAGCTCTGAAGAGCTTCTTTGAGAAGGTCCCTGAGTGGGTTGTGCGCCAGAAGGccaagcaacaggacaaggcTGAGGCAAAGGAGGACGCTGACAGTGTCTCCTCAGTGGATCTGGTTTTTGAGGACCTGGAGCGAGCAAGTGCTGAGATTCTCCACCTGAAGGAGCAGACACTTGCCCGCATCCAGGACATCGAGGAGGCCATCAAGAAAGCTATTTATTCCGTTTCTAATCTCAAGTCTGAGTCAGACATTGCAGGGCTCTCAGGGCTGTTCAAGGAGTCTCTGGGGAGCGCCCAAAGCTCTGTGAGCAGTAGCAATATCCGTAAGATCAGCATTGTATCAAGCAAAGCCAGGCAAGAGGAAGTCATGCTGGAGTCAGGGGAAGCAGCATCTGTGGAAAGTGCAAAGGTGGCAGAAAAGACAGAGGCAGCCAAGACAGAGCTAGAGGTCCCCCGCCTCATTCAGTCTCGTGTCAGctctccctcctcaccttcctACATCTCCATTGAGTCTGCTGCCAGGAAACCAGCAGAATCACCCAGGACAGCACATTCCCCCCAGGATGGCCCTTCACCAGACTGTCTTGACTCTCCAGGAAAGAGGGAGGCTTTTGCTCAGAACAGCTTTAGCTCCTATAACCACCCCTCAGCAGGGTCTGCTGGGCATGACACAAAACCCTTAGAAAAGAGATCAGACTCTGTCCAAACAAAACCTGGGCTCAGCTCCATGAAACAGCACATGCTTGGCAATGCCAGCCATCCAACCAGCGACAAAGAGAAGTCTTCTCTGGACACCTCCAAAGACAGCTGCCACTGTGGGATGAAAGGCAGCTTTTCAGAATACCGCTCCAGCCCACAAAATCCACGGAGGCAGAAAAGCATCTTGGAGCTGCAGACAGGGCCTGACGGGTCCAAGCTCTACGGAGCCACCCGGACTGTCATGGAGCAGTATGAGGAAATGGACCAGTTTGGAAACAAAATCATCACTTCGTCCACCACAGTCACCAAGCAATCCGAGACACAAACGTCTTCCACACGCGATGTGGTTTCTCATCCCCAGTATGAGGTATCTGCCTCACCTGTGTTTCGGAGGTACTTGAAGAGCCCAGGTGAAGACTTCCACACCAATGGGAGTTTTCAGGAGCCAGGAGTGGTCTATGTCACCTTTGGCAACTCCAAGCCAAAGAAATAG